A single Megachile rotundata isolate GNS110a chromosome 9, iyMegRotu1, whole genome shotgun sequence DNA region contains:
- the LOC100880726 gene encoding uncharacterized protein LOC100880726 isoform X2 → MYMEPEVDETHHEDKADEESPKNTTEQIPTESHEIMDDTVNITTEKSVSKDQEAENTKEIDQSQDSEDKSLETDSQNFFPSFAELFANHRLPFTEQQRYRPNRFLGYFQRDRSGYQTAAATSKDTHHPILGSGNFGVIRGGTYYPEDKDADEYSTDDSLYNPYYHGGNRGRSNYFRNPKPQPIRGGDFFANFRDFADITAPPKSSFSHLSVVYANKNGSATGRITEPRNIIETLRMLEEEEQTTMEAVATTEVPRKKQSKGKRKLMKMKQYEEDKARRSRITVEPLLALS, encoded by the coding sequence ATGTACATGGAACCAGAAGTTGACGAAACTCATCACGAGGACAAAGCAGATGAAGAATCTCCAAAAAATACAACCGAACAAATACCAACGGAATCACACGAAATCATGGATGACACTGTCAACATCACTACCGAAAAATCCGTTTCCAAAGATCAAGAAGCAGAAAATACCAAAGAGATCGATCAAAGTCAAGATTCGGAAGATAAGAGCTTAGAAACTGACAGTCAAAACTTCTTCCCATCATTTGCGGAATTGTTCGCCAATCACAGACTTCCTTTCACGGAACAACAGAGATACAGACCGAACAGGTTCCTAGGATACTTCCAACGTGATCGCAGCGGTTATCAAACGGCAGCAGCGACATCCAAAGACACCCATCATCCAATTTTGGGATCAGGCAATTTTGGTGTCATTCGAGGTGGCACTTACTACCCTGAAGATAAGGATGCTGACGAGTATTCGACTGACGATAGTCTTTACAATCCTTACTATCATGGCGGAAATCGAGGCCGAAGTAACTACTTCAGAAACCCGAAACCACAACCGATTCGTGGCGGTGACTTTTTCGCAAACTTCCGAGACTTCGCTGACATTACGGCACCACCGAAATCGAGTTTTTCGCATCTGTCCGTGGTTTATGCCAACAAAAATGGAAGTGCCACTGGTCGCATCACCGAGCCGCGAAACATTATTGAAACTTTAAGGATGTTGGAAGAAGAAGAACAAACAACGATGGAGGCAGTCGCTACAACGGAAGTGCCAAGGAAGAAGCAGAGCAAAGGCAAGAGGAAGCTGATGAAGATGAAGCAATACGAAGAAGATAAAGCGAGGAGGTCTCGTATAACGGTAGAGCCTTTGTTAGCACTTAGTTGA